A single region of the bacterium genome encodes:
- the ilvE gene encoding branched-chain-amino-acid transaminase: MGMVYVNGRFVSREDATVSVYDHGFLYGDGVFEGIRCYAGRVFKLDEHVARLFESAHTLRLEIPLSRAEVTAAIVETVRRSGLRDAYIRPVVSRGPGDLGIDPRKCPKANIVIIVDSIQLYPEEAYRKGLRVITTSTRQRPVDVLNPRVKTCNYLNNIMARLETNLAGVDEGLMLTADGYVAECTADNIFVVRGGRVLTPPAYIGILQGITRQTVLDLCGTLGIPAVEQVITLHDVYAADECFLTGTGAELGPVVEVDGRTIGSGTPGPATLKILAAFRALAAREGTPVYEPSGVPGGD; encoded by the coding sequence ATGGGTATGGTCTACGTCAACGGCCGCTTTGTCTCCAGGGAGGACGCGACCGTCTCGGTCTACGATCACGGCTTCCTGTATGGGGACGGCGTCTTCGAGGGGATCCGCTGCTACGCCGGCCGCGTCTTCAAGCTCGACGAGCACGTGGCGCGGCTGTTCGAATCGGCGCACACCCTCCGCCTTGAGATTCCCCTGAGCCGCGCCGAGGTCACGGCGGCTATCGTGGAGACGGTGCGCCGCTCCGGCCTCCGCGACGCCTACATCCGGCCGGTCGTCTCCCGCGGCCCCGGAGACCTCGGGATCGACCCGCGGAAATGCCCGAAGGCCAACATCGTCATCATCGTGGACTCGATCCAGCTGTACCCCGAGGAAGCATACCGGAAGGGCCTGCGAGTGATTACGACCTCGACGCGGCAGCGGCCGGTCGACGTGCTCAATCCGCGCGTCAAGACCTGCAACTACTTGAACAACATCATGGCGCGCCTCGAGACGAACCTCGCCGGCGTGGACGAAGGGCTGATGCTGACGGCGGACGGCTACGTCGCGGAGTGCACCGCGGACAACATCTTCGTCGTCCGCGGCGGCCGCGTGCTCACGCCGCCCGCCTACATCGGCATCCTGCAGGGCATCACGCGGCAGACGGTGCTGGACCTGTGCGGGACGCTCGGGATCCCCGCGGTCGAACAGGTCATCACGCTGCACGATGTCTACGCCGCCGACGAGTGCTTTCTCACCGGGACCGGCGCGGAGCTCGGGCCGGTTGTAGAGGTCGACGGGCGGACGATCGGCTCGGGGACGCCGGGTCCGGCGACGCTCAAGATCCTCGCCGCGTTCCGCGCGCTCGCGGCCCGCGAGGGGACGCCGGTCTACGAGCCGAGCGGGGTGCCCGGCGGCGACTGA
- a CDS encoding NUDIX hydrolase, with product MRVLGSRRVFDGRAFSVRVDEIENPSGRRWSLEVIEHPGAVAIVAVLPHSVAPAACGVSPKRPPDRQIVLVRQTRPAVGRMLLEIPAGTLEPGEAPDACARRELAEETGYAAETWESLGAFYTAAGVSTEEMHLFLAQDLHPVSAEREEEDLTVHLVPLAEARRLVAAGEIHDSKSIIGILLASERFGGPTA from the coding sequence ATGCGCGTCCTCGGCAGCCGGCGCGTCTTCGACGGCCGGGCGTTCTCGGTCCGCGTCGACGAGATCGAGAATCCGAGCGGTCGGCGGTGGTCGCTGGAGGTCATCGAGCACCCCGGCGCCGTCGCGATTGTCGCGGTGCTGCCGCACTCCGTCGCGCCGGCCGCCTGCGGCGTGAGCCCGAAGCGTCCGCCCGACCGACAGATCGTGCTGGTGCGCCAAACCCGCCCTGCCGTCGGCCGCATGCTGCTCGAGATCCCTGCCGGCACGCTCGAGCCGGGGGAGGCCCCCGACGCGTGCGCGCGCCGGGAACTCGCGGAGGAGACGGGGTACGCGGCCGAGACCTGGGAGTCGCTCGGCGCGTTCTACACGGCGGCGGGCGTCTCCACCGAAGAGATGCACCTGTTCCTCGCCCAAGATCTACACCCCGTGTCCGCCGAGCGCGAAGAAGAGGACCTGACGGTGCACCTGGTGCCGCTCGCCGAGGCGCGGCGCCTCGTGGCGGCCGGCGAGATCCACGACTCGAAGTCGATCATCGGCATCCTGCTGGCATCCGAGCGATTCGGCGGGCCTACGGCGTGA
- a CDS encoding phosphopentomutase: MSRPDRVLVLVLDGCGVGAAPDAARYGDEGSSTLPHTAAARGGLRLPVLGRLGLGRLGTIAGVPPAPHPEGAYGTMVEVSPGKDSTTGHWELMGLILDRAFPTYPRGFPPEIIDPFEARIGRRVLGNRPASGTAIIAELGEEHVCTGRPIVYTSADSVFQIAAHEAVIPVDELYRECAAARAILTGPHAVSRVIARPFVGEPGHFIRTDRRRDFSVPPPKVTVLDRLAAGGVPVIGVGKIADLFAGRGITAAVHTHDDMDGLTQTARALEGVERGLVFTNLVDLDTLYGHRNDPEGYGADLERIDARLDEILRRLGPAGLGIITADHGNDPTTASTDHSREIVPLLAAGPDVRAGVDLGVRRTFADVGATVAAALGVPGPDAGTSFLDQILPP, from the coding sequence TTGAGTCGTCCCGACCGGGTGCTCGTCCTCGTGCTCGACGGCTGCGGGGTCGGCGCGGCGCCCGACGCGGCCCGGTACGGGGACGAAGGATCGAGCACGTTGCCGCATACAGCGGCGGCCCGCGGGGGGCTGCGGCTGCCGGTCCTCGGCCGGCTGGGACTGGGACGCCTCGGGACCATCGCCGGGGTTCCACCCGCTCCGCATCCCGAGGGGGCCTACGGCACGATGGTGGAAGTGTCGCCGGGTAAAGACAGCACGACCGGCCACTGGGAGCTCATGGGCCTCATCCTCGACCGGGCGTTTCCGACCTATCCACGCGGCTTTCCGCCCGAGATCATCGATCCGTTCGAGGCGCGCATCGGCCGGCGGGTCCTCGGCAATCGCCCGGCGTCGGGGACCGCCATCATCGCCGAGCTCGGAGAGGAGCACGTTTGCACCGGCCGCCCGATTGTCTACACGTCGGCCGACAGCGTGTTCCAGATCGCCGCGCACGAGGCCGTCATTCCCGTCGACGAACTGTACCGCGAGTGCGCCGCGGCGCGGGCGATTCTCACCGGTCCGCACGCGGTCAGCCGCGTCATCGCGCGGCCGTTCGTCGGCGAGCCCGGGCATTTCATCCGGACCGACCGGCGCCGCGACTTCTCGGTGCCGCCGCCCAAGGTCACGGTGCTGGACCGTCTGGCGGCGGGCGGCGTGCCGGTCATCGGCGTCGGCAAGATCGCCGACCTGTTCGCCGGGCGCGGAATCACCGCGGCCGTGCACACGCACGACGACATGGACGGACTCACGCAAACGGCGCGGGCCCTGGAGGGGGTCGAGCGGGGGCTCGTCTTCACGAACCTCGTCGACCTCGACACGCTGTACGGACACCGCAACGACCCCGAGGGATACGGCGCCGATCTCGAACGGATCGACGCGCGGCTCGATGAGATCCTGCGCCGTCTCGGCCCGGCGGGACTCGGCATCATCACCGCGGACCACGGAAACGATCCGACGACGGCGAGCACCGACCATTCCCGCGAGATCGTCCCGCTGCTCGCGGCCGGACCGGACGTGCGGGCGGGCGTGGACCTGGGCGTGCGCCGTACCTTCGCCGACGTCGGCGCGACGGTCGCCGCGGCCCTCGGCGTGCCGGGCCCGGACGCCGGCACGAGTTTTCTGGATCAGATCCTCCCACCGTGA
- a CDS encoding purine-nucleoside phosphorylase: MTSGPGGTAIEEAADVIRRQSHLAPECGIVLGSGLGTLADAVVPDAVVPYRAIPHFPVPTAAGHAGDLVLGRLDGRPIAALRGRAHLYEGHTAERIVFPIRVLAALGAPTVILTNAAGGLDPGFHGGDLMLLTDHINWTGTNPLVGPNDDRLGPRFPDMSAVYDPALRAAADAAGEAEQIPLRHGVYVGVLGPSYETPAEIRMLRAMGADAVGMSTVLEAIAARHAGLRVLGIAAITNAAGAADATGSAPTPSRAGVEPLTHDAVLAASEAVAPRFARLVRRIVRDLPASRAGGPASGGGGSGPQ; this comes from the coding sequence GTGACGTCGGGTCCCGGGGGGACGGCCATCGAGGAGGCGGCGGACGTCATCCGGCGGCAATCGCATCTTGCGCCGGAGTGCGGAATCGTTCTCGGCAGCGGCCTCGGGACGCTGGCCGATGCGGTCGTGCCCGACGCGGTAGTGCCGTACCGCGCTATTCCGCACTTCCCCGTTCCGACCGCCGCCGGACACGCCGGGGACCTGGTGCTGGGCCGGCTCGACGGGCGCCCGATCGCGGCGCTCCGCGGCCGGGCGCATCTCTACGAGGGCCACACCGCGGAACGCATCGTCTTCCCCATCCGCGTTCTCGCAGCCTTGGGCGCCCCAACCGTGATCCTGACGAACGCCGCGGGGGGCCTCGACCCCGGGTTCCACGGCGGCGATCTCATGCTACTGACGGACCATATCAACTGGACCGGGACGAACCCGCTCGTCGGTCCGAACGACGACCGCCTCGGTCCCCGGTTTCCCGACATGTCGGCCGTCTACGATCCGGCGCTGCGGGCGGCTGCTGACGCGGCCGGCGAAGCGGAACAGATCCCGCTGCGGCACGGGGTGTATGTGGGCGTGCTCGGCCCATCCTATGAAACGCCGGCCGAGATCCGGATGCTCCGCGCAATGGGCGCCGACGCCGTCGGCATGTCGACGGTCCTCGAGGCGATCGCCGCCCGGCACGCCGGTCTGCGCGTCCTCGGCATCGCGGCGATCACCAACGCCGCCGGGGCCGCGGACGCGACGGGTTCGGCACCAACCCCGAGCCGAGCCGGCGTGGAGCCCCTCACGCACGACGCCGTGCTGGCCGCGTCCGAGGCGGTCGCGCCGCGCTTCGCCCGGCTCGTACGGCGGATCGTGCGCGACCTACCCGCGTCCCGCGCAGGCGGACCGGCAAGCGGCGGGGGCGGGTCCGGCCCGCAGTAG
- a CDS encoding CTP synthase, whose product MTQQQTKYIFVTGGVASALGKGITSASLGRLLKSRDWRVSALKFDPYVNVDAGTMNPFQHGEVFVTDDGAETDMDLGHYERFIDESLGRDNNTTTGKIYGAVIARERRGEYLGGTVQVIPHVTNEIRDEISRVARLQRADVMIVEVGGTVGDIESLPFLEAIRQFRRYVGEAHVMYVHVSLIPYLRGAGELKTKPTQHSVKELRSIGIHPDVIVCRTERPLSRSLREKVALFCDVAPEAVIQSIDAQSVYEVPLVLEDEGLARIVERRLDLPARPPDLEGWRVMVDRLLNSPDTVEIVLVGKYMGNEDSYISIEEALRHGGIASGCRVRIAKQDSEELAGLDDAGVEARLGRFDGILVCPGFGARGVEGKIKAAQFGRTRGVPFFGVCYGMQWAVVEFARHVCGLDGANTTEVDPATPHPVIDLLPEQKAVTEKGGTMRLGLYPCRLASGSLAHAAYGVDDVEERHRHRFEVNNEYLPILTRHGLRVTGIYPERNLVELVELPGHPWFLGTQFHAEYRSRPTRPHPLYSAFLAASLAHHRGAPADDTHREAKEPSAPTANR is encoded by the coding sequence ATGACGCAGCAGCAGACCAAGTACATTTTCGTCACGGGAGGTGTCGCGTCGGCACTCGGCAAGGGCATCACGTCGGCCTCCCTCGGGCGCCTGCTCAAGAGCCGCGACTGGCGGGTCAGCGCGTTGAAATTCGACCCGTACGTCAACGTGGACGCCGGGACGATGAACCCGTTCCAGCACGGCGAGGTCTTCGTCACCGACGACGGGGCCGAAACCGACATGGACCTGGGACACTACGAACGGTTCATCGACGAGAGCCTCGGCCGCGACAACAACACCACCACGGGCAAGATCTACGGCGCGGTGATCGCCCGCGAGCGGCGCGGCGAGTATCTCGGGGGCACCGTGCAGGTCATCCCGCACGTCACCAACGAGATCCGCGACGAGATCAGCCGGGTGGCGCGGCTGCAGCGCGCCGACGTGATGATCGTCGAGGTGGGGGGGACCGTCGGCGACATCGAGAGCCTCCCGTTCCTCGAGGCGATCCGGCAGTTCCGCCGCTACGTAGGGGAAGCGCACGTGATGTACGTGCACGTCTCCCTGATCCCGTACCTCCGGGGCGCCGGCGAGCTCAAGACCAAGCCGACCCAGCACAGCGTCAAAGAGCTCCGCAGCATCGGCATCCACCCCGACGTCATCGTCTGCCGGACGGAACGCCCGCTCTCGCGCAGCCTGCGGGAGAAGGTGGCGTTGTTCTGCGACGTGGCGCCGGAGGCCGTGATCCAATCGATCGATGCCCAAAGCGTCTACGAGGTCCCGCTTGTCCTGGAGGACGAAGGGCTGGCGCGGATCGTCGAGCGGCGGCTCGACCTGCCGGCGCGGCCGCCTGATCTCGAGGGCTGGCGCGTGATGGTGGACCGGCTGCTCAATTCGCCCGACACCGTCGAGATCGTCCTCGTCGGCAAGTACATGGGCAACGAGGATTCCTACATCAGCATCGAAGAGGCCCTGCGGCACGGCGGGATCGCGAGCGGGTGCCGTGTCCGCATCGCGAAGCAGGACTCCGAGGAACTGGCCGGCCTCGACGACGCGGGGGTCGAGGCGCGCCTCGGCCGGTTCGACGGGATTCTCGTGTGCCCCGGGTTCGGCGCACGGGGGGTCGAGGGCAAGATCAAAGCCGCGCAGTTCGGCCGCACGCGCGGCGTGCCGTTCTTCGGCGTGTGCTACGGGATGCAGTGGGCGGTGGTCGAGTTTGCCCGCCATGTGTGCGGGCTCGACGGCGCCAACACCACGGAGGTGGACCCGGCGACGCCGCATCCGGTCATCGACCTGCTGCCCGAGCAGAAAGCGGTGACGGAGAAGGGGGGCACCATGCGTCTCGGCCTCTACCCCTGCCGCCTTGCGTCCGGGTCGCTCGCCCACGCGGCATACGGCGTGGACGACGTCGAAGAGCGGCACCGGCACCGGTTCGAGGTGAACAACGAGTACCTGCCGATCCTGACCCGCCACGGTCTCCGGGTCACGGGCATCTACCCGGAGCGCAATCTCGTCGAGCTCGTCGAACTGCCGGGCCATCCGTGGTTCCTCGGCACGCAGTTTCACGCCGAGTACCGGTCGCGGCCGACGCGGCCGCACCCGCTGTACAGCGCGTTCCTCGCCGCATCACTCGCGCATCATCGCGGCGCGCCCGCGGACGACACCCACCGGGAAGCCAAGGAGCCGTCGGCGCCGACCGCGAACCGATAA